Proteins encoded together in one Urocitellus parryii isolate mUroPar1 chromosome 3, mUroPar1.hap1, whole genome shotgun sequence window:
- the LOC113178425 gene encoding olfactory receptor 7A17-like: protein MEPGNDTQHLEFLLLGLAEDPELQPLLFGLFLSMYLVTVLGNLLIILATISDSHLHTPMYFFLSNLSFVDICFTSTTIPKMLVNIQTQSKAITYAGCITQIHFFVLFGGLDDFLLSVMAYDRFVAICHPLHYMVIMNCRLCGLLVLVSWVVSFLHALVQSLMMLLLSFCTDLEIPHFFCEINQVVQRACSDNFLNEVMLYFAAVLLGGGPLIGILYSYCKIVSSIRAISSAQGKYKAFSTCVSHLSVVSLFYGTSIGVYLSSSMTPNSRSIATASMMYTVVTPMLNPFIYSLRNKDIKSTLRRLCDSGR, encoded by the coding sequence ATGGAACCAGGGAATGATACTCAACATTTAGAATTCCTGCTTCTGGGACTTGCTGAGGACCCAGAACTGCAGCCCCTCCTCTTTGGCcttttcctgtccatgtacctggttaCTGTGCTGGgaaacctgctcatcatcctggccaccatctcagactcccacctgcacacgcccatgtacttcttcctctccaacctgtcctttgtggacatctgcttcacctccaccaccatccccaagatgctggtgaacatccagacacagagcaaggccATAACCTATGCAGGATGCATCACCCAGATTCACTTTTTTGTACTCTTTGGTGGGTTGGATGACTTCCTTTTGagtgtgatggcctatgaccggtttgtggccatctgtcaccccctgcACTACATGGTCATCATGAACTGCAGGCTCTGTGGATTGCTGGTTCTGGTGTCTTGGGTTGTGAGTTTCCTACATGCATTGGTACAAAGCTTAATGATGTTGCTGCTATCCTTCTGCACAGACTTGGAAATCCCAcactttttctgtgaaattaacCAGGTGGTTCAGCGTGCCTGCTCTGACAATTTTCTCAATGAGGTGATGTTATATTTTGCTGCTGTCTTGCTGGGAGGTGGCCCCCTCATTGGTATCCTTTACTCATACTGCAAGATAGTGTCCTCAATCCGTGCAATCTCATCAGCTCAgggcaagtacaaagccttctccacctgtgtgTCTCATCTCTCTGTGGTCTCCTTATTTTATGGCACAAGCATAGGTGTGTACCTCAGTTCTTCTATGACCCCAAACTCACGCTCAATTGCAACTGCTTCAatgatgtacactgtggtcacccccatgctgaaccccttcatctacagtctgaggaacaaggacatcAAGAGTACTCTGAGAAGACTCTGTGACTCAGGAAGATAA
- the LOC144253870 gene encoding olfactory receptor 7A10-like, with the protein MEPGNGTQRLEFLLLGLAENQELQPLLFSLFLSMYLVTVLGNLLIILATIFDSHLHTPMYFFLSNLSFVDICFTSTTIPKMLVNIQTQSKAISYAGCITQIHFFVLFVVLDDFLLSVMAYDRFVAICHPLHYMVIMNGRLCGLLLLVSWVVSVSYALLQSLMVLRLSFCTDLEIPHFLCELNQVIQHACSDTFLNELVIYCAALLLAVGPLTGILYSYWKIVSSIRAISSTQGKYKAFSTCASHLSVVSLFYGTSLGVYLSSAVTQNSHSIATASVMYTVVTPMLNPFIYSLRNKDIKSVLRTLCGTGR; encoded by the coding sequence ATGGAACCAGGGAATGGTACTCAACGTTTAGAATTCCTTCTTTTGGGACTTGCAGAGAACCAAGAACTGCAGCCCCTCCTCTTTAGCcttttcctgtccatgtacctggtcactgtgctggggaacctgctcattATCCTGGCCACAATCTTTGACTCCCAcctgcacacgcccatgtacttcttcctttccaacttgtcctttgtggacatctgcttcacctccaccaccatccccaagatgctggtgaacatccagacacagagcaaggccATTTCCTATGCAGGATGCATCACCCAGATTCACTTTTTTGTACTCTTTGTTGTGTTGGATGACTTCCTTTTGagtgtgatggcctatgaccggttTGTGGCCATCTGTCATCCCCTGCACTACATGGTCATTATGAACGGCAGGCTCTGTGGATTGCTACTTCTGGTGTCCTGGGTTGTGAGTGTCTCATATGCACTGTTACAAAGCTTAATGGTATTGCGGCTGTCCTTCTGCACAGATTTGGAAATCCCACACTTTCTCTGTGAACTTAACCAGGTGATTCAGCATGCATGCTCTGACACCTTTCTCAATGAGCTGGTGATATATTGTGCTGCTCTCTTGCTGGCTGTTGGACCCCTCACTGGCATCCTTTACTCTTACTGGAAGATAGTGTCCTCCATCCGTGCAATCTCATCAACTCAgggcaagtacaaagccttctccacctgtgcatctCACCTCTCTGTGGTCTCCTTATTTTATGGCACAAGCCTAGGTGTGTACCTCAGTTCTGCTGTGACTCAGAACTCACACTCCATTGCAACAGCTTcagtgatgtacactgtggtcacccccatgctgaaccccttcatctacagtctgaggaacaaggatATCAAGAGTGTTCTGAGAACACTCTGTGGCACAGGAAGATAA